The Erigeron canadensis isolate Cc75 chromosome 4, C_canadensis_v1, whole genome shotgun sequence genome window below encodes:
- the LOC122596861 gene encoding putative F-box protein At3g16210 yields MRFALLGTSQMPVRYDGAMVAVAGGGSDDGGVDCGVCSVEIFNLSKSQIENSIPNDPMAEVLADNIDDDVMEQILIRLDAKDLIIRCKRVCKSWNSIINTRRFAESYLIKRNENDDPQVTKRIYMGSTSFPLLIKNKSFVAGCANGLVCVSPKEFRLVVTNPFTRRFLKILEPTPEPLPKTHRRWDLVWGFGYDSSNSDYKIVVGYMEANKPPSYAKRFYVFSLKTCRWKFVGEYQFPPTINSVSGILCDGALHWAYELLSDR; encoded by the exons atgagatttgctttattaggcaCCAGTCAAATGCCCGTGCGGTACGACGGTGCGATGGTGGCAGTGGCAGGTGGTGGTAGTGACGACGGCGGTGTCGATTGTGGC gtatgtTCGGTGGAGATATTTAATCTAAGTAAGTCACAGATCGAAAATTCAATTCCAAATGATCCAATGGCGGAGGTGTTGGCTGATAATATTGATGATGACGTGATGGAGCAGATCCTCATTCGATTGGATGCGAAAGATCTGATCATAAGATGTAAACGCGTTTGTAAATCATGGAATTCTATAATCAACACTCGTCGTTTTGCCGAATCTTATCTAATAAAACGTAACGAAAACGATGACCCTCAAGTTACAAAAAGGATCTATATGGGGTCCACGAGTTTCCCTCTTCTTATTAAGAATAAGTCTTTTGTTGCTGGTTGTGCCAATGGTCTTGTCTGCGTCTCTCCTAAGGAATTTCGACTAGTGGTGACCAATCCTTTTACTAGACGGTTCTTGAAAATACTCGAACCCACACCCGAACCTCTTCCCAAGACCCACCGCAGGTGGGATCTGGTTTGGGGTTTCGGTTATGATTCATCCAACAGTGACTACAAGATCGTAGTCGGGTACATGGAGGCGAATAAACCACCCTCGTATGCTAAACGTTTCTATGTTTTTTCACTGAAAACATGTCGTTGGAAATTCGTTGGAGAATATCAATTTCCACCTACTATTAATAGTGTTTCAGGCATTTTATGTGACGGGGCACTTCACTGGGCTTACGAATTATTGTCGGACAGATGA